A genomic stretch from Microtus pennsylvanicus isolate mMicPen1 chromosome 11, mMicPen1.hap1, whole genome shotgun sequence includes:
- the LOC142860922 gene encoding hepatitis A virus cellular receptor 2 homolog has protein sequence MFPHLIFNGVLLLLLLLLARSLEDAFIVEVGKNAYLPCDYSIAAYGRPVPVCWGKGHCPWSQCDNWVLGTDERNVTYQKSRRYQLKGNFLKGDVSLTIENVTLADRGTYCCCVQFPGVGNDKKVNVKLDIRPAKFAPAVPARGYPTPTSPRTLTTKGDGSETQTLGTLQDKSQTQNSTWTNEVKDSGKTIRMAVYIGVRVFAGLALTFIFGVLFLKSW, from the exons ATGTTTCCACATCTTATTTTCAACGGTGtcctgctgctgttgctactgCTACTTGCAA GGTCTTTGGAAGATGCATTTATAGTCGAGGTCGGTAAGAATGCATATCTGCCCTGCGACTACAGTATAGCTGCCTATGGGAGACCTGTGCCTGTGTGCTGGGGCAAGGGACACTGTCCTTGGTCACAGTGTGACAATTGGGTGCTTGGCACTGATGAAAGAAATGTGACATATCAGAAATCCAGAAGATACCAGCTAAAGGGGAATTTCCTCAAAGGAGATGTGTCCCTGACCATAGAGAATGTGACTCTAGCTGACCGTGGGACCTACTGCTGCTGCGTACAATTCCCTGGTGTAGGGAATGATAAAAAAGTAAACGTGAAATTAGACATCAGACCAG CCAAGTTCGCCCCTGCTGTCCCTGCTCGTGGATACCCTACTCCAACTTCTCCAAGAACCCTAACGAccaagggagatggctcag agaCTCAGACTCTGGGGACCCTCCAGGATAAAAGCCAAACA CAAAATTCCACATGGACCAATGAAGTGAAAGACTCTGGAAAAACCATCAGAATGGCTGTCTATATCGGAGTAAGAGTCTTTGCTGGGCTGGCCCTGACATTCATCTTTGGTGTTTTATTCCTTAAAT